From the Panulirus ornatus isolate Po-2019 chromosome 58, ASM3632096v1, whole genome shotgun sequence genome, one window contains:
- the LOC139766722 gene encoding putative nuclease HARBI1, with protein sequence MDIHSLSPQETQRILAAVLCICAVQVVYEWRRRRTAVPHPPERLRRKDGRAGRLWSREWLTRRQLYGNYDQLLQELNKEDPEGHKNFLHIYPELFLEMVERLTPILKKKDTRMRNAQEEGLKLAVTLRHLATGNDYPSLQYSFIVSKASICRFIPIVCDAIIDSYKPEVMKCPKAPEEWKNVAQRFASKWNYFNCVGALDGKQVAIKKPRGGGSLYFNYKKFHSIVLMALSDANYKFLYIDVGTEGGAGDRGTWQMCTLTRAINNNRAHFPHDTTLPNDDEPIPYHIVADDAFALKTWTMKPYSHQSQDPTERLYSYRLSRARRVVENAFGLLQMRWRIFGRTMQQDVPVCKKLTMCACVMHNLTLQHYPIDRTVVDHEDQQHDVVPGTWREESLNLMVQLMARKGPNYTRRAKAVRDYLAQYYSSDAGAVEWQERMVFPRGRPPPDN encoded by the coding sequence ATGGACATCCACAGCCTCTCACCCCAGGAGACCCAGAGAATTTTGGCAGCTGTACTCTGTATTTGTGCAGTCCAGGTCGTCTACGAGTGGAGAAGAAGACGTACTGCAGTGCCACACCCACCAGAACGATTGCGAAGAAAGGACGGCAGGGCAGGGCGGTTATGGAGTCGGGAGTGGCTGACACGGCGACAATTATATGGAAACTACGACCAGCTGCTACAAGAATTGAACAAAGAGGACCCCGAAGGACACAAGAATTTCCTACACATCTACCCAGAATTGTTCCTGGAGATGGTTGAGAGGCTGACGCCCATTTTGAAGAAGAAGGACACTAGAATGCGGAATGCACAAGAGGAGGGACTTAAGTTGGCGGTCACCCTCCGGCACCTGGCAACTGGGAACGACTATCCAAGTCTCCAATACAGCTTCATAGTCTCCAAGGCTTCCATATGCCGGTTTATCCCGATAGTCTGCGATGCCATTATCGACAGCTACAAACCAGAAGTGATGAAGTGCCCCAAGGCACCAGAAGAATGGAAGAACGTAGCACAACGATTCGCCTCAAAGTGGAACTACTTCAATTGTGTGGGAGCCCTGGATGGGAAGCAGGTCGCAATCAAGAAACCCAGAGGTGGAGGGTCACTGTACTTCAATTACAAAAAGTTCCACAGCATCGTCCTCATGGCCCTCTCCGATGCAAATTACAAGTTCTTGTACATCGACGTCGGTACAGAAGGAGGCGCTGGGGATAGAGGTACCTGGCAGATGTGCACCCTGACCAGGGCCATTAATAACAACCGtgcacacttccctcatgacacaaCTCTGCCCAACGACGACGAACCCATCCCCTACCACATAGTCGCCGACGATGCCTTCGCTCTCAAGACGTGGACGATGAAACCCTACTCCCACCAATCACAAGATCCCACCGAACGACTATACAGCTACAGACTATCTCGCGCTCGTCGTGTGGTGGAAAACGCATTCGGGCTGCTACAGATGAGATGGCGAATCTTCGGAAGGACGATGCAACAAGATGTCCCTGTTTGCAAGAAGCTAacgatgtgtgcatgtgtcatgCATAACCTGACACTGCAACACTACCCAATTGATCGCACCGTTGTCGACCATGAGGACCAACAACATGATGTCGTCCCTGGTACTTGGAGGGAGGAGTCACTGAACCTCATGGTACAACTCATGGCAAGAAAGGGACCGAACTACACACGGCGAGCGAAGGCAGTCAGAGATTACCTGGCCCAGTATTACTCATCGGATGCAGGCGCAGTGGAATGGCAAGAGCGAATGGTgtttcctcgaggacgacctcctcctgacaactag
- the LOC139766723 gene encoding putative nuclease HARBI1, with product MVERLTPILKKEDTRMRNAQEVGLKLAVTLRHLATGNDYPSLQYSFIVSKASICRFIPIVCDAIIDSYKPEVMKCPKAPEEWKNVAQRFASKWNYFNCVGALDGKQVAIKKPRGGGSLYFNYKTFHSIVLMALSDANYKFLYIDVGTEGGAGDGGAWQMCTLARAINNNRAHFPHDTTLPNDDEPIPYHIVADDAFALKTWTMKPYSHQSQDPTERLYSYRLSRARRVVENAFGLLQMRWRIFGRTMQQDVPVCKKLTMCACVMHNLTLQHYPIDRTVVNYEDQQHDVVPGTWREESLKLMVQLMARRGLNYTRRAKAVRDYLAQYRATYGLERLHAIRTGVLRRAGTASCGARARVLQRLHT from the coding sequence ATGGTTGAGAGGCTGACGCCCATTTTGAAGAAGGAGGACACTAGAATGCGGAATGCACAAGAGGTGGGACTTAAGTTGGCGGTCACCCTCCGGCACCTGGCAACTGGGAACGACTATCCAAGTCTCCAATACAGCTTCATAGTCTCCAAGGCTTCCATATGCCGGTTTATCCCGATAGTCTGCGATGCCATTATCGACAGCTACAAACCAGAAGTGATGAAGTGCCCCAAGGCACCAGAAGAATGGAAGAACGTAGCACAACGATTCGCCTCAAAGTGGAACTACTTCAATTGTGTGGGAGCCCTGGATGGGAAGCAGGTCGCAATCAAGAAACCCAGAGGTGGAGGCTCACTGTACTTCAATTACAAAACGTTTCACAGCATCGTCCTCATGGCCCTCTCCGATGCAAATTACAAGTTCTTGTACATCGACGTCGGTACAGAAGGAGGCGCTGGGGATGGAGGTGCCTGGCAGATGTGCACCCTGGCCAGGGCCATTAATAACAACCGtgcacacttccctcatgacacaaCTCTGCCCAACGACGACGAACCCATCCCCTACCACATAGTCGCCGACGATGCCTTCGCTCTCAAGACGTGGACGATGAAACCCTACTCCCACCAATCACAAGATCCCACCGAACGACTATACAGCTACAGACTATCTCGCGCTCGTCGTGTGGTGGAAAACGCATTCGGGCTGCTACAGATGAGATGGCGAATCTTCGGAAGGACGATGCAACAAGATGTCCCTGTTTGCAAGAAGCTAacgatgtgtgcatgtgtcatgCATAACCTGACACTGCAACACTACCCAATTGATCGCACCGTTGTCAACTATGAGGACCAACAACATGATGTCGTCCCTGGTACTTGGAGGGAGGAGTCACTGAAACTCATGGTACAACTCATGGCAAGAAGGGGACTGAACTACACACGGCGAGCGAAGGCAGTCAGAGATTACCTGGCCCAGTACCGTGCCACGTACGGCCTTGAGCGGCTTCATGCTATCCGTACGGGAGTGTTACGGCGTGCTGGCACGGCGTCTTGCGGCGCCCGTGCAAGAGTGTTACAACGTCttcatacatga